The region AAAACAACACGGTTTTGGTGCGTTCGAAGGCCCAACTGAAGTGTGAAGTGCCGTACGAACCTGTCAGGAAGATGCGTGCTTCCTTCAACGTTCTCGGTCCGCTCGCCGTGAAGTGTGGGGAAGCCTCGGTGGCTCTACCAGGGGGTTGTTCGATCGGCGTTAGACCTGTGGATTTCCACCTGGAGGGCCTTCAAAAGCTCGGCTTTTCCGTTCAGATAGAACACGGTGTGGTCAGAGCCAAGAGGGAAAAGAGGCAAAAGGAATGCTACGTTTCTTTCCCCTTCCCCAGCGTCGGTGCAACCGAACACATCATGACCACCGCCGTTCTGCTCGAAGGAACGAAAACGATCGTGGACAACGCGGCGATGGAACCAGAGATAGTCGATCTCGCACAGTTCTTGATCAAGTGTGGTGCGAAGATCTCGGGTGCAGGAACGCGCAGGATCGAAGTCGAAGGGGTGGATCGGTTAAGTTCGTGTGAGCACAGCATCATCCCAGATAGAATAGAGGCTGGCACTTACGCGATCGCCGCAGCCGCGACTGAAGGAGAGGTGGTTCTGGAGAACGTGCAACCCGACCACATGATGGCGGCCATAGACGCGCTGGCTCAGTCCGGTGCGGAGCTGAGGATCGAGGGCAAAAGCTTGCTGGTCCGCATGAAAGATCGCCCAAGACCTTTGAAACTGCAGGTGACTCCCTATCCAGGTTTTCCCACAGACCTTCAACCTCAGATGATCGCTTATCTGAGCACGGCGGTTGGAACGTCCATCATCGTCGAAACGGTCTTCAAATCGAGGTTTCAACACGTAGATGAACTGAGGAGACTTGGAGCCAAAATAGAGGTCAAGGATGGTGTGGCCGTCGTTTATGGTGTGGAGAAGCTTCAAGGGACCATGGTGAAGGCGACCGATCTCAGGGCTGCAGCCGCACTCTTGATCGCTGGACTCATGGCCAAAGGTACGACCGTCATAGAAGAGGTGGATCAGATTTTCAGAGGTTACGAAGATCTCATCGAAAAACTCTCCGGTCTTTCGGCGGTTGTGGAGTATCGAAATGGATGAACGAGTTCGAGAGTGGTTCAGAAAGAACCTTTTGAGCTGTAAGTTGTGTCCACGCAACTGTGAAGTCGATCGTCGTTCCAAGCTCGGCTGGTGTGGCGTTGGCGATAAAGCCAAGCTGAGCAGCGTCGTGTTGCACTTCGGTGAAGAACCCCCGGTGAGTGGTGAGAGTGGTGCTGGAACTGTTTTTTTCACCGGTTGCAATATGCGCTGTATTTACTGTCAGAACATGAACTTCAGTCAGAAAGGCTTGGGAGTCGAAGTGGATGTAGAAGAACTGGCCGAGATCTTCTTGGACCTTCAAAAGAGTGGTGCCAAAACGTTGAACCTCGTCACACCCACCGCGAACATGCCGTTCGTCATCGACGCTCTGTTCATGGCGAAAGAGAAGGGTTTCAACCTGCCGATCGTTTACAACACCAGTAGCTATGAGAACGTGGAAACTCTGAGGATGCTCGAAGGGATCGTCGATATCTACCTTGCAGACATCAGGTATGCGGACGATGAAACTGGGATGAAGTATTCAAAAGTTCCCGATTATTTCACCATCACCAGTAGAGCTCTCATCGAGATGCACAGACAGGTCGGTCCCTTCAAAGAAGAGAGGATGAAGGGTCTGATCGTTCGACACTTGGTGCTCCCCAACAACGTGGCTCAGTCTGAACGGGTGCTGGATTTCATCTTCTTTTCTCTCTCACCAACCGTTCCAGTCTCGATCATGTCGCAGTACAACCCCGTCTTCAGCGCGAGGTTCGATCCGCTGATAGGAAGAAGGATCAGTGCGGAAGAATACGAGCGCGTCATAGAGTACGCCTTAAAACTTGGTCTCTGTGGTTGGATTCAGACCGAAGAGAAAAAGAAAGTCACCGTTAAACCGATCGAATCCACTCACAAGATCAACGAGAAGCTGAGATCAAGAACAGCAACAAAACCGCTCCCAACCCAATAGCGGACACCGTCAAGATCTTTTCCTTCGTGTAAGTGTAAACGCTCCTATCGACGATCACCGTTTCTCGTGCTGTGTAGGACTCTTCCGGAGTGTTCGCCACCACTTCCACGCTGTACTCACCGTCCGGTACGTCCGTAGCGCTCCACACCACCACGTTGGTACCGCTGTTTCCCTTCAACGTTTTGGACCAAACTATCTTATTGGTCTTGTCCAAGACGTTGACGATCAGGTCCGCTGGCTTGGAAAGGAAGATGTAGAAGCTCGTCGTGTCTTGATACCAATCGTTGTTCGGTGAGAAACTCTTCGGTTCCACCTTGAGGTTCACGACCAACGTTTCTTCGATCAACGTCAAATTCACCGTCGTCTCCCTAGCGTAAGCGATGTTCACGAGCTGAGTTTGAGGTTGATAACCGCTCGCTTTGAACGTCAGATGGATGCTACCTTCTGGTGCCAAGATGGTGTCTTTGACGCTCCTCACAGTTCCAAGATAGCGCTGTTCGGCGTACACTTCTACGGGATACACGTTCGAAAAGATTCTCAGATAACCACCACGCCTCAGAGGTGCTTCCACCAAGATCTGACCAGCTTGGGTGACGAACACGACCCCTTCGAACGGTACATAGAACGATTTGACCACGGTGATCCTGTACTGTCCTGTGGATTGAAAGTTGAGCACCAAAACTCCTTCCACGTTGGTCATGCCTCTGTAAACTCCATCCACGTACACGGAAGAGAACGGCTCGGTTCTCACCACCACAACGTAACTCGCCAATGTCAAAGTGCAGAACATCAAGATCAGCACAACAACGGCTCGCACGGACCTTCACCTCACCAACTCGTCGTTGTGTACCAATCCACGATGTTATCTATCTGCCAGATCTTATCTTCCAAAAAGTATTCTACACCTAGAACTATCGGCACGGTCGATCTGATGTCGATAACGCCGAAGGTTTCCTTTTCGATCCTTTCGGACACAAGCACGTACACGCTGTTGTAAGGTTGTATCGTGCCAGACAACTCTTCCAGCGTCTTGCCTGAAGCATCGTAAATGTAGATGTACACTTGAGCTTCCACCTTGTTGGGATTCATTATCGCAAAACCTGTCTTGAAGCTTTTGGAGTTCACATAACCCAAGGTGTACCAGTAGTACTTGGCGTCACTACTCGTTGTGACAGGTTCTATGACGTGGTCCCTCGAGACGAGAAGATCACGGTCCGAATACACGATGGAGATCTGTAAAAGCCCATCCGATTGCAGCATGGTCAGTCCCCAAGCTGAAGGGCTCGGTGTGACCACACGGCTGAGGTCGAAAATCACAGATTTGTACGGATCTAACGTCAAAACTTCTTGGTGCAGTCTTTTGCCGTTGTTATCGAACACGAGTAATCTCACGTAACATTGCTCATCGCTGACGTTGGACACGAGGATTGCAGTCTCTTTGTCTGGGGTACAATCGTAATAAAAGGCGTAGTCCGCTCCGATGAGCACCGCACAGATCAGCATTAAAAAAACTATCGACAATCCCTTCACCATCTCCGCTCCCCCCTTGGAGGTTTTGGACACACTCTCTTATTATAAACCATCCAAAAGTAGCTTGAAACCGTCCAAGAATGATGGTAAAATAGCAACGGCAGTGGGAGGTCGTCTAACGGTAGGACAGCGGACTCTGGATCCGCCGGTGGAGGTTCGAGTCCTCCCCTCCCAGCCAAACACGGGGCGGGACGTTGTGCCCGCCCTTTTTGTGATCGTTGTATAATGTGCTTTGTGAAGGAGGAAGCAGAATGAAACGGAACGTCGTGAACGTCGATGAAAACATCGTCACGTACGAATATCTCTTCGACCAAGAAGAAACGCGCATGGCAGAGTCGAACGCTTTGAAGAAGCTGTCACAACGTGTGGAAGTGCCTGGTTTCAGGAAAGGTAAAGTTCCAGAACAGATCGTGCGTGTTAGATTTCCAGAAACGCTCAAAGCGGAAACCTTTGAAGAGCTCTGGGCCAGCATTTCAAAAGATCTTAGCGACGAAGATCGTATCCTGCCGATCTACCTGGTGGATTTCGAACTCAACGAGAGTGGTTCGAAGTTCACCGTTGAGGTGCATAGAAGACCTGCCGTTCAGTTGAAACCTTTTGAAGAGTTCGAGCTGAAGAAACTCGACAAACCTTCCGTGCTAGAAAGGTACGTGGAAGAGAGACTCAAAGAGCTTCAGCAAGCACACGCCATCGTTCAGCCGAAGGATGGTCCCGCGGAGCACGGAGATCTGGTCAGGGTGAAGATGACGATCTTTTCGGCCGACAAGACCATCTTGGACGGTAAAGAGGTCGAATACGTTCTCCACGCGGATGACGACAGGCCCATCGTCACCGAACTCGTGGGAAAGAGAGCTGGTGACATCGTCGAGTTCGAAAAATCCTTCGAAGATGGGAAAGTTTATCGCTACAAGATAGAAATCCTTCAGCTGAACAGTAGAACATTGCCTGCGATCAGTGACGAGTTCGCCAAGACCGTCAATTCCGAATACGAAACGTTGCAACAGTTGAAAGAAGCACTCGAAAAAGAAGGAAGCGAGGTCTACGAGAGGGACACCAAGCACTTTCTGCAAGATCAAGCGATAGACATGTTGATCAGAACTTGTGAGCTGAAGATCTCCGATAGGACTCTCGAAAGACTCGCCGAACAGGCTCTCGAAGATATCAAATCGAGGCGTGACGAGTACGAAAAGTTACTGAAAGACCACCAAAACGATGAAAAAAAGCTTCTAGAGAGCATCAAGCGTTATTATCTACAACAGCTCAAAGCGGAGTACGCGATCGATGAAGCTGCGCGTTTGAACCACATCGAGGTGAGCGACGAGGAGATCTTTTCACAGGCAGAGAAACTCGCAGTTGCGTGGGGCATATCCGTCGAACGTGCGAAATCGATCCTTCGCAACCGAAAGGATGTCTATGAGGATGTCAAGGATCAATTGATCAAACAGAAGATCGCCGACGCCATTTTGGAAAAGTGTAAGATCGTGGATGTGAAACCTGAGGAGGTGAAGGAAGATGGATCAGAGAGAAATAGCGCAGTTGATACCAACGGTGATTGAGACCACGGGAAGGTACGAGCGAGCCTACGATATCTATTCGCGCCTCCTCAAAGACAGGATCGTCTTTTTGGGTTATCCCATCGACGATCACACGGCGAACCTCGTCGTGGCACAACTCCTCTTCCTC is a window of Pseudothermotoga sp. DNA encoding:
- a CDS encoding PEGA domain-containing protein is translated as MRAVVVLILMFCTLTLASYVVVVRTEPFSSVYVDGVYRGMTNVEGVLVLNFQSTGQYRITVVKSFYVPFEGVVFVTQAGQILVEAPLRRGGYLRIFSNVYPVEVYAEQRYLGTVRSVKDTILAPEGSIHLTFKASGYQPQTQLVNIAYARETTVNLTLIEETLVVNLKVEPKSFSPNNDWYQDTTSFYIFLSKPADLIVNVLDKTNKIVWSKTLKGNSGTNVVVWSATDVPDGEYSVEVVANTPEESYTARETVIVDRSVYTYTKEKILTVSAIGLGAVLLLFLISASR
- the tig gene encoding trigger factor, producing the protein MKRNVVNVDENIVTYEYLFDQEETRMAESNALKKLSQRVEVPGFRKGKVPEQIVRVRFPETLKAETFEELWASISKDLSDEDRILPIYLVDFELNESGSKFTVEVHRRPAVQLKPFEEFELKKLDKPSVLERYVEERLKELQQAHAIVQPKDGPAEHGDLVRVKMTIFSADKTILDGKEVEYVLHADDDRPIVTELVGKRAGDIVEFEKSFEDGKVYRYKIEILQLNSRTLPAISDEFAKTVNSEYETLQQLKEALEKEGSEVYERDTKHFLQDQAIDMLIRTCELKISDRTLERLAEQALEDIKSRRDEYEKLLKDHQNDEKKLLESIKRYYLQQLKAEYAIDEAARLNHIEVSDEEIFSQAEKLAVAWGISVERAKSILRNRKDVYEDVKDQLIKQKIADAILEKCKIVDVKPEEVKEDGSERNSAVDTNGD
- the murA gene encoding UDP-N-acetylglucosamine 1-carboxyvinyltransferase; this translates as MGKLIVHGESRLKGSVKISGAKNSALPILAATILLDEPVLLHNVPDLLDVRTMFEILESVGREVRFENNTVLVRSKAQLKCEVPYEPVRKMRASFNVLGPLAVKCGEASVALPGGCSIGVRPVDFHLEGLQKLGFSVQIEHGVVRAKREKRQKECYVSFPFPSVGATEHIMTTAVLLEGTKTIVDNAAMEPEIVDLAQFLIKCGAKISGAGTRRIEVEGVDRLSSCEHSIIPDRIEAGTYAIAAAATEGEVVLENVQPDHMMAAIDALAQSGAELRIEGKSLLVRMKDRPRPLKLQVTPYPGFPTDLQPQMIAYLSTAVGTSIIVETVFKSRFQHVDELRRLGAKIEVKDGVAVVYGVEKLQGTMVKATDLRAAAALLIAGLMAKGTTVIEEVDQIFRGYEDLIEKLSGLSAVVEYRNG
- a CDS encoding radical SAM protein is translated as MDERVREWFRKNLLSCKLCPRNCEVDRRSKLGWCGVGDKAKLSSVVLHFGEEPPVSGESGAGTVFFTGCNMRCIYCQNMNFSQKGLGVEVDVEELAEIFLDLQKSGAKTLNLVTPTANMPFVIDALFMAKEKGFNLPIVYNTSSYENVETLRMLEGIVDIYLADIRYADDETGMKYSKVPDYFTITSRALIEMHRQVGPFKEERMKGLIVRHLVLPNNVAQSERVLDFIFFSLSPTVPVSIMSQYNPVFSARFDPLIGRRISAEEYERVIEYALKLGLCGWIQTEEKKKVTVKPIESTHKINEKLRSRTATKPLPTQ